Part of the Parambassis ranga chromosome 16, fParRan2.1, whole genome shotgun sequence genome, ACGGTGTAATTTCAGAGTTTAAACCTGCAGCCCACCTGCCTGCTTATATTATGGTATACAGAAACCAACCTTAATTAAAAACCCATCTTACTCAATATGAATTGTTACAGCAAAGCTGGTTAGTGGACTGAAAAGAGTGAAATCACTCCCCTCGCTCTCAGACAGAGGAAGGTGGAGGTATATGGATGCTGTCAGAGACAGAACAGACGATAGGGTAAAAATGTAAAGTCGACAAGTTAAAAAGTTTCAGTTCCACAGCGGTTGCACATTAAATTTCATAACTTAAAAGGAGGTCAGAGGTTCATACcagaaaaaaagactaaaaagtAAACTAAAAGCGATGTTTTTGCTTGTACTGGCTAAGCACTGCATTCTTCCTCACTCATAAATATGTaaaaccttttgttttgttttcctctctctcctaaCAGCACTTCATGTTCTGTGAAATGAAATTGGACAAAAAAGGTCTACAGTATGAATAAGTCAGCAGAGTGACTGTGCTTATGAATCGTGATTAAAAACACCACTACAGTAAACTACGTTACTCTTCTCACTACTGAACATTCATACTGTACTGTAGCTGTGCCAGGACGTTAGATCTAGTCCTACATTCTTGCCCCAATTACAGCACAAAACAAATAGCTGGCCTAGTGAGGGGGGGAAAAGGCAGAGAGTAGCTTGAACTGgtttcacaccacacacagtagCTACATGTTCATAGGTTAACTGCATGCCAGGAATGTTTCCTCTTTTCAGCGGCTGTACCTGTAGGCTACCTGAACTCAGGTGGTCTGGAAAACACCTGAATAACCAACATGATAAACAGGTTGCTAAAGTAGCAAGCACgggtgcctcctcctcttcataaGTCACCATTTTACGCATGGAAGTGCCGATCACGCACAGTAACGCTCAAATCTGTGCTTCTTTCCAATAAACGCCAGCATATGTTCAACATTTGTCATCTGTACAagtgtgaccccccccccctctctgttaCTCCCTGTCTGCATTAAAAGCTGTTTCCAGCCCAATTTTTCTCAACTGAACTGTAACTAATACATGATGATGTGCGGACAGCGAGAAGAAAAGGAGCAGGGGGGACGCAGAGGACGAGACGGGTGGCTCCAGGGGGgaccaagtaaaaaaaaactttaacagTGAGTCAGTTTAAAGAGGAGCGGGCAGCGTTCACAACACCTTGCTCAACAGTGAGCCACACCTTAGAAAAACTGAACATGGCGTTGAGTCAGAGCCGACCGAAACTCAGGTGAAAGAGCGATAAGCAGCCGATTCCTGGCTCAAAACCAGGCAAGACTAACACAAACAGAAAGGAAGCCATCTGAGCGTTTCATGTGACACCAAAACAACTTGACAAACACCAGTGTTAAAGCGGAAAAACCTCGCCAGCACAGCGAGACAGGAAATCACCTGCCGAACGTTCCCTGGACTGTCACCGCCCTGACAGGTGGTATCAGGTTAAAATGTGTCTCATCCTGAATTATTAAAGCTCggagaataaaatgaaataggCTATGCTATGCTGCTGGCACTGAGCTGGAACTAATAAGTTTGTATAAGTGATATTTCCTTACCGTGCTGTGTAAGTATCGACGCAGCCAGGCAGAGCAGTCCGATCATTTTTGTGCAGTCAGACCAATTTCGAGCGTCATGTCTCGCCATGGTTGATTACGAGTCCCCTGTGAAAGCAGGCGCGCAGTCTCTGCGAGATAAATGTACGATCGAAACAACGCCTTCAATCACGGCTCACTTTTGGTTGTAAAAATCTCACTCagtcaaggaaaaaaaaacttgtctgGCTTCTGGACAGAGCAGGAGTCCGCCGGAGATGGCTGTTTGAAgtgtccctcgctgcgcctttaaggcagagtctgtttaaaTTAATGAAAATCCTTGAGAATCCGTCCTGGCAGCGCACAGGTGAATATTTCCCCCCAGCTGGCGCTCAGGATGTAATGAAGtgctgctcgctctctctctctctctctctctctctctctctctctctgctccaacTAGTTCCTGCGAGTGTGAGCGCGCGGCGGTCCGGCTGTGAGTGTGACTGactgggtgatgtcatcaggcTGAGAGGCGTCACAGTCCTGCTCCCAAAAACCAATTAAGAAGCAGGGAcggcaggaggggggggggtgaggtgAGGGGAAGGGCGTGGGGGGAGTGGAGGCGCAGAGAACAACTTGTTGAAATCGCCAAAAGTATTTTTTTGCTCAGGGAAAACACAGCATAGCATCTAAACCACACAGCAGGGTTTTAATCAAGTCAAATGGAATTTATTTATACAGCTTAATATCACAGATTTGCCCCATGGAGCGTTGCAATCTACAGCACATAACACCGCCTCTCCATCCAGCCTCAGCCAGGATCAACTCCTCTTccaaaactcacacacaccaacaaggCAACTCAACGACACTTTGACATGAGAAACTATTATCCAAAAGCCAAATTATGTGGGGGTTTTTTAACGATGCGCAGGCTGACAATTATCATCAAATACTGCCTCAGATTCCTCTTTATCTTTTCCCGTCTCTGCCTTACTTGCAAATTAGGCTAATTACCAGCAATTTTTGTAAACACACCATCACATTCCAGCCTAAAACAACATGAAGTTATCCTCTGCACAGATCATCCCAGTCAATTTCAATGGAGGGCTGAGGTGCGTGGAAACAGATGATTCTTCCGCCCTCTGCTGTTGGTTTCTGCGCACAGGCGTGAGGTAAGCTCATAAACTCCAGGCACAGCACATGTCAAAATCAATAAACATTCATTAATGAAGGGCAAAATAGGAATCCAGTGGCAGTCagcaaaatcaaatcaaaaggAAACAGTTTTTCATGTATCTATTTGCAGactgtgctctctctgtgttgatgagattttttttttctctctacagAATAACTTCCAATTCATTTTGCCCTATTTTCCTCTGAAGCAGGGTGCATGCTAGCATAGCAAAGGCATTATCTGGTTTAGGTCTAATCCCTATACCCAAGTGTTTTACAGCCAATGTAATTACATCTCCATAAGTCCCACAATTTAAACTCTGATGCTTGGCTCCTTCCGTTCTGTTCCATTACTCAGTTCCCCTCCTCTGCGACTTATTTCCAGACTGAGGTGCTAATCCTGAAAGTACTGATAATGATCAGAGGTCAAAACAGCATGGCAGAAAAAAATAGTGAATTAACAGCTGctatgtgtttttcttgtgcACTTCTACACACTCAAATCtgtaaaaacatgcaaacatagCAGCTGTGAGTTTTAAATAACAGCAGTTCGTTGCAttgtcacatttttaatttgctgctgtgtagctgaatgtgtgtgcagagacCACCCATACTTGTACTGGTAATCATATGAAGTTGTGGTGGAATAAAGGGCTTTAAAGGAAGCGGCCAACAAATGTGGGGTTTTCATTCCCATGCTCATCCATTTTTCATACCAAATCGACCTTCACATCTTCCACTTTCCAGCTACCACCCACTTCACTTATACAGTGCCTCACCTCTTTTTCCTCGCAGTCTCACACCCCTCACACCTTCTCTTCATTTACACTTCACTTTCCTCCCCTTCCTCATTTCTCCCTGCCTTCCCCTcgctctctatctctctcactGCCTCTCTCTTCCCGTGTCATTCAGTTTCCTTTGTCCACTCGTCCTTCATTCCTTGCTGTTATTCATCCCGTCCTCCATCCTTGTGCTCTCCGGGGGTCTGTGGCAGTGATAATGAAGCGCACAGTTAACAGATATTAGCTCATTGGCAGTGGATTCATTAGACAGAACCAAGGCTTATGGTGATTATTTACCCAGAGAGGAGGGGCCATAGGATCAGTGCCACGCTCTGTGTCAGCAGCCACAGGCTTCTTTGAAGTCACACTGTCTCTGTTCCTCTgcagcactctctctctcacacttctcctctcactGGCTTTTCTCATTCTGTCTGAGCACCTCTCCTTCCAcacttccttctctctcttttcctctatTCCCTGTCATTAGACACCCACAATACAtatctgctttctctctctctccctatctCTGTCCACCGCCCCCATTCACCCAGTGGTAATTATGGAAAAATCTGTAATAGTGCTCAGAGGAGCTGATAATACCTTTAGCTTAATTAAAGACATTTATGGGATGTAAAGACATGTAGCCTAGGGGTTGCTTTGCACCCACACTAACCTAAACTCTTTATTTCCCACTTTTTCATCTCTCTCAGTCCCTCACTTTATCATCATTTTCTCAgtatcacactcacacacacaagtacatgCCCGTTTCTTTTGTCAGACAGAATGTTGGGTTATGACACTGTTTTTCTAATTGCCCACAAGTTAAGGCTTTGTACAACATTGCAGTCATCATACCGGTATGTACAGTTTATCAGCATCATACATGACTGGAATAATGACTCTTCTTTTCCTGTTGATTAtgctccacatcctgctggCCTGAAAGATGTCCAGAAAACTTGTTAACATGTCAGTCAGGGATGGCAGCGATACTGCAGGATACAAGAACAACACTGCACACTgagaaaggtcacagagttgcAGAGACATAGCTGGTGCAATGagagtgttttttctttcttttaaatgtgTGATGGAGCCTGGTTTTCTCACCTTTATTCTGGTTTCTTCCTGTGCGGTACATTCCTCTCACATCGACATCACAGGTACGAAACACTTTGAGTCTTATATTGAAGCAAGAAGGGAGAACGCATTTCCCAACAAATGCTGCTTTTTATAGCGCAAATATTAATTAAGTCAAATCACTGAATGAAAATGATAAGTCATGCTTAAAAAGAGCGTTTCTTTACTCAAAGGGATCAGACTTAAAAGGTTTTATCAAGTTAAGTACGTCGTTCAAAGACATCTTGAatcttttcttctcctctgttcGGTCACTGAGAACAATTTATTGGCTTTAATCTGGCCAAGACAGAGCAGGCTCACATTGAAAGACTTCTCATAAGACCATGCGAATGGCTACTTTTTCTCAACATGTAGGCGTGATGATGTTTTAGCAGCCTGTGCAGGATAAATCAAATGGTTATCCTCCAGTCTTCTTAGTGCAAAAGTCCTTTTTCTTACTGTCTACCCATGGCAGCTTTGCAGGGAATTGCTGTCTGGGGatacaaaaagaagaaatttGGCAGTAAAGAGGACAGCAACTTTGGGAGATAACCATTaggtttgactgactgactgcagaaGCCTCTTAATGGCTCCAGTTGAAGTCTCTTTGCAAAAATATACAACTGTGAATTTGGTGCAACAATTACAGCCATTATAAGCCTCTTTTATGTTTGTGAACATGTGAGTGTTATTTGAGAAACTGGAAATGTGAATACCCTTAAAAATATGGTGAAAGTGTAAAAGTTTCTGACTTAAGGCTTTCTCTCATTCAGACTGGGACGACGTCATGGTGGCAAGAGAGGGCTCAGCTACCACCTTGACCTGTAGAGATACAGGAGTGACAGGAGCTGTAGAAATTAACTGGCTGGTGAAGTCACCTGATGTAGATGAGTGGAAACTGCTTCTGACAGCGAGTCAACACAAAACGTTCTCTGGTGGTGCCTCTAAAGCATCTATGCGGCTGCTTGACCCCAACTTCCAGGACACTGGGGTCTTCTCTTTGTCCTTCCTACCCAGTGTGGGGGACAGCGGCCTCTACTCATGTCTGATAAAGCAACAAGAGAGGAAGCTGAAGGAGAAGATTATTCTCTTAGCTATTCTTAAAggtagaaaaaaacacaactggaTGCACACCGCCTACCCATAGAAGGCTCATGACTTCATTCATCCCAGATATCCTGGTTTATAAAGCATACATTACAGTCCATTAGCATCAATAATTCATGTAGTTAAAGCTCCCCTCAAGGCAATTTTGAAGATATCTAACAACACTCTACTttgaataatatatatatatatatatatatatatatatatatatatacactcattGCACCTCTTCCTTCAGAACAAAACAGAACTTCTCAAATTTCAAATCATGTTCAGTTTTTACACTCACTGTTTTGACTTGAAGTGCTTTCACATTGACAAGTATGTCGATCAATTTTTAAACTTGTGAGAAATGGTGGCTGAGAAACCTGCAGAACAGTGAGCACAGCATACAAATGTTACATCATACAGATCTACACTAGTGGCTTTAATTTAGGAGTCTGTTATCATTTGTTAAACATAAAATGCAGTAATCTGTGATACGCAGCAGCTTATGTTCGAACCTGTTTGATCTGATAACACTGTCCTCTCAGTACCACAGTGTGTTCCACAGTGAAGTGTGAGAGTATCCAAAATTAGACTCGACATATGAATATGCAAATTCACTTCAAAAGTTTTGCTGCTTCTGTAAGTTGGACAGTTAAGTTTGTACAGAATCATACATGCACCATACAGTAAAgtataaattaatattttttctatttttttaaataatatttggATTTGTCATTTTCTGACATCCAACAAAATAATCTTCCAAGACAACATACTCCAGCCTTCTGATGTATATGTGGCCCTGTTAACTCATGGCCTATAGGTCATTTATGTTGCAATAGTTAATCCACACCTCAAAAGTAACAATAAATGCTGTTTCATTTTGCCACAAcaaattatttttatgtttctctttcttcctctgctgttaATTTTCTGCCCCCTTCTCAATGTTTTTAGTCCATGTTGTCCCCACTGCACCCATCCCTCAGCACAGCACCCTGCGGCTGATCGCCAGGGTCATTCCTGACTCTGCCATCACCAGAATCACCTGGACAGCACCTGGAGGCATTTCCATGAAGAGTGAGAAAAAGCCAAACACAGGCACAGTGGCTAAACTGCCCCAGGTCCAGAACAGTGACAGTGGTGCCTATGTGTGTTTGGTTCAGCCCTGgggtaacagcagcagctcggTCTTTGCTTTCAACGTGGATGTGACTGTTGATGGTGAGACTGAGgaaaaatgtttgttgttactGTTATTGATGCCGTGAGTGGGCATCAATGCCAGAAcctcaagcagcagcagcaacattatttatttaggagTCCTGTAGCTACAGTTCTTCAAAGTATTTACTTTAACAGACCAGTTTTAAGATTCAAACGCATACTGTAGATCTGCACTAAAATCCAGACAGTCCTCCTGTGAATATTAAACTTTCTacatttattattcattatttgcttttttgccaccccccttctctctcttgcTTCCCTTCTCTCTACAGCTGACAAAGTGGCCTCATTCACCAATATAACACATGGTAAGTAACACAAGCAGTCTGGAAGTCCTGTGTCAGCAGCTTGCTAATCAAGCAGAGCATAATGCAAGACCAACTGCAGGAGTGACTCTCAGCATATAAGAACGTAATCCCCATTGTTGTAGGAATTTTTTCCCCTATCACCACCTCCTCATTCACCCTCTGTTTAACTCTGACTTTCCTGTCGATGCTGCATGTCTTTCCACTGTAACGTCTCCATATCTGTCTTCCTCCGTCTGCCTACAGCCCCCTCAATCTCCACAGCCACTCAGACTGAGAAAACCTTACCTCTGACCTGTCCCAGTGTTCAGGGGGACTATGTTCTGCTCTACTGGCTTCCCCCAGACATCAGGAGGCAGAAGAACATGAGACTGGTGTACCAGTACGACCGCTGGAGGGGTTCCACCGTATTGACCGAGCAAAGCAAGAGACTCCAACTGGCTGGCCCACCTTACAACGCTGACGCTGGGAGCTTCTCTTTTCTGCTCACCCCTGGGTTGAAAGATGGCGGCCTCTACATCTGTGAAGTGTCCCTCAATGACAACATCTTCAGCCAGAGGACCCTGCTCAGCGTACTAAAAGGTAGAGATCAGGGTCAGGAGTCAGAGACAATGAAGTGTGTAGCAACGGTTTACGAGGTACGAAACAAGAGGCAGAGGATGGATTTATGAGACAAGTGGTGTCAGTTTTATCATAACCTTTCGTATTTGAgatggaggatgctgtcatcCTAAGCACCTGTGAGGTCAGTAAATAGATGAGCTACAAATTAAAGGGAAAAAGCACCAAGCTTTAATGCTTTATGGCATTGTTATATTTGGTCTTTTGATTACATCCCATAGGACTTCAGTTGTGTAGCAGCATGAAAAGGCcacaacatgtgacacacacatcattttcatGCTCATCAAATCGTTCGGTCGCTAACTCTCGCTGGAGGCATCTGCATTTGTTTCTCCTCCCACTTATTCTCATTTTTTCCCATTAATTTGTTgcttctttgtttattttaagtAATACTTAATAAGATAAGATCTCTGTAGTTTATGCATTCCATTCAAGCTAAACAACACAACTGATCAAATAACCACGTAAAGCCAGCTAGCAGTTTATAGCAGAAATTGTGTGCCTTCTTAAAGAATTTGCACCAATGTGTGTCTGGCCCTGGAAAAGATAATGGCTGTTAGAAACAACACTTCCCACAggcatcagtaaaatgtcacattattaAAGGGCTACACTGACTAAACTGCTCGTGAAAGGAAACATTTGCTGAATTCATAaatttaaagaggaaaaaaattgAGCACCTGTTGATTTTTTATGACTAAGCCTTGGGGAGTTTTCACCCTTTGCAGAAGCACACATTTTCAGCCTGACACAAGCACCAAagccaatacacacacacgcatgcaatGCCTTGTCATGGTGGCCTTGGAAGGCTTTACTAATCACAGCCCCAGTGGCATCCATCACAGCTGCCCAGACATGACCAGTCGATctatcactgtcactgtcaccgTGCTTCACACATCTGCatcccttacacacacacacacacacacacacaccacacacatccACCCTCACACCAATCACATGTATTTTTACCCCACCTCATTATAAGTATCATTATGTATGATTATACCTGCTGCCCTCCCACCAAGGCTGTAGGTGGCCCACACTGATCACACTAATCAaggctgaaatgtgtgtgtttttatgtgcctgtgtgtgtgtgtgttggggggtgggggtgggggggggggtgtctgtgGAGCTTGATTACACCCAGATGGATTCTCATTTCAGTTTGATGAGACACTAAGCATCAGTCACAGTCAACTGATGCATTAGCAACAAATCACTAtaatgaatatatattattttgacCCTTCTCTGaattgttctttgttttttcatatCACTTTTCCTTTACCTCATTACTCTCTATCTGTCCTTGCCcttttctatattcacacacTACCCTTTAACTTACTttctcctccctgcctctctcttttATCTTCCCCTCTAACAGTCTTTTTCACCAGCTCATCTCTTCTTCTGGTTTCTCCTCATTTGTTTCATCCCTCTCTAACattttctgtctctcccctcCCCCATCTGTCTGCTCCACAGTTAAAACCAGCCATTATCCTTCAAAGCTGGAGCTGGGGTGCCTGTACTCAGAGCAGTCCCAGGTTCAAAGTGTCAACTGGAAACACCAAAACAAGAGCCGCCAACTGCAATTGTTAAGCAACGGCCCTGGCAGCATCACCACCGTCCTGCCCTTACCCATCACCTCCGACATTACAGGGAACTATACCTGCACCCTGCTACTGAAAAATGGGCAGGTTATCTGGGCAACTCAGGCTGTCACACTGCCCCATAAAGGTTGGAGCACATTCTGATTTCTTTATCAATAATACAACATTACTGGCACCAGAGTTGTAGCAGACTTCCTGTCAAATTGTTGAGGGTAATGAACCATAAGTGTGGATAATTCTCGGACATGTGCTCTATGAAGCATTCTGTGATGGATTCAGTACAACCTCAGGTCAATTCATCTTCCAGAAAGCCTGTGGTTAACAGAGGAAAAAAGCCTCTGACAGAGACCATGTGCTATACTTTGATAATGTACCTAATGAGGTCACAGGTCAAGACTTCTGTGTAACAAGAACATGTGATGATTTCTAGTAGAATAACCCACCACAATCCTCTACCCCATCTGTGATACAAGATACAAACATAAAGGCTGTCGTTTTTCCAATCACACCCAGCTAATATGTGAATATAAGAAGACAGGACCTTAGGACTCGTCTCCACACAAAATCTAAATTATTCAGGCTTATTGTATTGGTGGCTGTGGGGGAGCACAGGAGGATGTGACAGTTGAATGGATCCCTTAGCAGAGATGAGTTCACTCTCTATACCCCAATACATCACTCAGGCTGAGGGGCCCAGAGCTCATCATGATGCACACTGATGGTATGGCCATAAGAATAATGTACAACGGActacagagagggaaagagagagaaagagagagggggggggggttgataAGAACTAAAGGCttttccatactccgcgagacaaagagcggagaacgcactccacgggtggtaagagatacaaaaaaaaggtcttttccgcactgaggtaccatactccgcgagacgcatgtctgcagaactcctcatacggcccgcccactaaactataaggaaagactttactgagttttttaacacaccacaaggacttgtgccatggcaagagggcattatacagagagggtgcctgcaacagcgtgagatgtccggcgatgagttgtgaaaatgcgacattaaaagtaacaatagcaaagattcagtgtttgtgcctttatgaccacatttgcacatctactgtgttccaatgtgcctgcgatacttcaaactgtccggtgatgagctgtgaagatgcgacattaaaagtaacaagcaaagatatacagacattgttaacgagcctattatgcccgggtatgtaggagtatatagaatggtaacagtcaccacctggtatgtgtgaatggctgtctggagttattggtgacaaatcaccctgacttgcctttctttcttttattgctcatcatgcaaaaccagtatggtcttatctaaatctgttgaatcagtgctgtttatacacctacctatatacctggagaggctcttgcgcttctccactttcatcacgcccacaataaattccgaccaatcacagcatggttgccgcacagccttgaaagacaaagttcggcccggaccctgtgcacaggagtgcggatcagcgggcggtcagagacaaaaaatgacgtcattttgtgggcgtaacgtctgcaggggggaaaaatgtctttgtctcgcggagtatggatccagcttaagagaCAGCAAAGATTTACTCTGATtggagaagctgtgtgtgtgtgtgtgtgtgtgtttaaagaatgTGACAAGTGTTGCATTTTTTCAGTATTTCATTGGGAATTCAGACTAAGCAAGTTCAAATAATGTGTGTGCTGGATGACCTACATTCACACTGTTGAAAATTGTCAGGCTCCACAAACAGTAGTACAAGCTAGCACAAAATATATGGTTAATAATGGCAAACAATTCTTGGCAAACACAATCAGCAGTGATAATTAAAGGTTTATGGACTGTTTTTCTGGAAggcatacacagacacagacagtcttAATATCCCAGAGAGAAGACAAATAGTTCCACAAATACTTgaataatatttataatttttGGGGTATCTAATGCTCTGAAAGCCAAACCTAAAAGCAGAGTACTAGTTTCTTAGAAGTTAAAATGCAGGTTAAAAATGCAGTAGGATGAACCACTGTGCACACAAAATACTTCAAATGTCAAGGATTTTCTGCAATCATTTGCCATCCTCAGTTTGCCCATCATTTGCAAAGCATTCAAGCAGCTCTTTGGTCTGCCTCCTATCAGCAACCCTACTCTACAATCGAAGTGATATAAATCACCCCCTACCTCATTTGAGATGAAATAGACGAGGTAGGGAGGATGTGCCAGCAGTGGAAAGAAAAGGTGTGATAGAGGAAGATGAGAAAAACGTGGAAGGAGgcgaaaaaacagaaaaaaaaacaaaaggagatGTGCTGGTGGGGGCATTTATGCTTCACTTCACTGCACTTAATTACCATAATTCATGCGTTAAAGCTGGCATGGAGAACAGAGCAGGTCAGTCTTGGGGTCAGCTCTCACTACAATATTCCATTAGTAGCCTGTATGCATACTCACCAATCAATTACACTTCACACAGCACATAAGGATTGATTATTTTGAAGCTGGCTAAAAGCTGTGAACCCTGGTCTAAGGTGAAGGCTGAGGGCAAATCCCTCTTCAAAATAAATTTTTGGAAAGTTATGAACTTTACGTTCGCTTGCTTTCTGTACATCAGATAGTCTTCAGtgccacagaaaaacacaggcacacCACCACACAAAAAAGATTATTGttcaaaaacaacttttttgtttgttaggcTCCTCTTGTGTATCCAGAGACAGATATGATTGCTTTATGCTGTGTGAATAGCGAGTAAACAGGCTTGTTCAGGTGCACTAAATGACAAGGATCTCTGTGGTAACAAGCACCACCTTCCTGCTTCTCCTGTCGCCCCGTGGCTGTGTTTTGCACGGCTGATGTCATCCTCATTATGCAAACAAACCTGACAAGTCTGATCACATGCGTGTGCTCTTCACACATAATTTGACTAGTATGACAGTGAGCTAATGGTGTATTTATGTAATGCCTGTGATAGTCATTGCATACACTATACACTACAGTGCATATTCCTTTTAAAAACAGGATAATTAGGAACCACCCTGTATGGATGTGGCTTTAGCTGCACTCTTGTGAGAGGATCTGACAGCATCTGGTCTCCTTGATgttgcttttcttcttctcatccaTGTTTCAAATTGACAGCCTTTACTGTCCAGATGAGGGTCTGTCAGATCAATGTCTACCAAGCTGTTGCACAGACTATTCACTCTGTCTGACAGAGCCTGGATTTCCTCGCCTTCTTTCCAATGCTGCACCATTGtctgtga contains:
- the g6fl gene encoding g6f-like isoform X2 — protein: MRVFFLSFKCVMEPGFLTFILVSSCAVHSSHIDITDWDDVMVAREGSATTLTCRDTGVTGAVEINWLVKSPDVDEWKLLLTASQHKTFSGGASKASMRLLDPNFQDTGVFSLSFLPSVGDSGLYSCLIKQQERKLKEKIILLAILKVHVVPTAPIPQHSTLRLIARVIPDSAITRITWTAPGGISMKSEKKPNTGTVAKLPQVQNSDSGAYVCLVQPWGNSSSSVFAFNVDVTVDADKVASFTNITHAPSISTATQTEKTLPLTCPSVQGDYVLLYWLPPDIRRQKNMRLVYQYDRWRGSTVLTEQSKRLQLAGPPYNADAGSFSFLLTPGLKDGGLYICEVSLNDNIFSQRTLLSVLKVKTSHYPSKLELGCLYSEQSQVQSVNWKHQNKSRQLQLLSNGPGSITTVLPLPITSDITGNYTCTLLLKNGQVIWATQAVTLPHKGIEQSLSVQSGEAENIYENPEDIRQAPPQGSVYMDLKPRGEDDVYKELERYEQCQS
- the g6fl gene encoding g6f-like isoform X1, producing the protein MRVFFLSFKCVMEPGFLTFILVSSCAVHSSHIDITDWDDVMVAREGSATTLTCRDTGVTGAVEINWLVKSPDVDEWKLLLTASQHKTFSGGASKASMRLLDPNFQDTGVFSLSFLPSVGDSGLYSCLIKQQERKLKEKIILLAILKVHVVPTAPIPQHSTLRLIARVIPDSAITRITWTAPGGISMKSEKKPNTGTVAKLPQVQNSDSGAYVCLVQPWGNSSSSVFAFNVDVTVDADKVASFTNITHAPSISTATQTEKTLPLTCPSVQGDYVLLYWLPPDIRRQKNMRLVYQYDRWRGSTVLTEQSKRLQLAGPPYNADAGSFSFLLTPGLKDGGLYICEVSLNDNIFSQRTLLSVLKVKTSHYPSKLELGCLYSEQSQVQSVNWKHQNKSRQLQLLSNGPGSITTVLPLPITSDITGNYTCTLLLKNGQVIWATQAVTLPHKESVSVTTPSLLPSLSALLLLVPLVAAAVGVLLWRQKHISDRGIEQSLSVQSGEAENIYENPEDIRQAPPQGSVYMDLKPRGEDDVYKELERYEQCQS